One Paracoccaceae bacterium genomic region harbors:
- the uxaC gene encoding glucuronate isomerase, with product MPLLDPDRLFPPDPATRRVARDLFDTVEHLPIVSPHGHTDPRWYAEDAAFPDPAQLFVTPDHYIFRMLASQGVPLRDLGVPRADGAPVETDGRAIWRLFARHFHLFRGTPSRMWLDHAFQTVFGIEDRLSEATADAIYDRIAEALATPALRPRALYDRFGIEVISTTDGALDDLRWHAMIRDSGWHGRVVPAYRPDAVVDPEMPGFADNVMRLGELTGEDTATWQGYLAAHRARRAFFRVYGCTSSDHGHATARTEDLPQDQAAILFQKALHGTCTADEADAFRGQMLTEMARMSLDDGLVLQIHPGSRRNHHAGVLASFGRDKGFDIPGRTDYVAALRPLLNAVGLDPRLSVIVFTLDETAYARELAPLAGVYPALRLGPAWWFHDSPEGMRRFREMTTETAGFYNTVGFNDDTRAYLSIPARHDVARRVDCAFLATLVATGRLARDEAFEVAQDLAYRLAKQAYRL from the coding sequence ATGCCCCTGCTCGATCCCGATCGCCTGTTCCCGCCGGACCCGGCCACGCGCCGGGTGGCCCGGGACCTGTTCGATACGGTCGAGCACCTGCCCATCGTCAGCCCCCACGGCCACACCGACCCCCGGTGGTATGCCGAGGACGCGGCCTTTCCGGACCCGGCGCAGCTGTTCGTGACGCCCGATCACTACATCTTCCGCATGCTGGCCTCGCAGGGTGTGCCGCTGCGCGACCTGGGCGTTCCGCGCGCCGATGGCGCGCCGGTGGAAACCGACGGGCGCGCGATCTGGCGGCTGTTCGCGCGCCATTTCCACCTGTTCCGGGGCACGCCGTCGCGGATGTGGCTGGACCATGCGTTCCAGACGGTTTTCGGCATCGAGGACAGGCTGTCCGAGGCCACGGCGGATGCGATCTATGACCGGATTGCCGAGGCGCTTGCCACCCCTGCCCTGCGGCCGCGCGCGCTGTATGACCGCTTCGGGATCGAGGTGATCTCGACCACGGATGGCGCGCTTGATGACCTGCGCTGGCACGCGATGATCCGGGATTCGGGCTGGCACGGGCGCGTCGTTCCCGCCTACCGGCCCGACGCGGTGGTCGACCCCGAGATGCCGGGTTTCGCCGACAACGTGATGCGTCTGGGCGAGTTGACGGGCGAGGACACGGCCACCTGGCAGGGCTATCTGGCGGCCCACAGGGCGCGGCGCGCGTTCTTCCGGGTCTATGGCTGCACCTCGTCGGACCACGGCCACGCGACGGCCCGCACCGAGGACCTGCCGCAGGATCAGGCGGCGATCCTGTTCCAGAAGGCGCTGCACGGCACCTGCACCGCGGACGAGGCCGACGCCTTCCGCGGCCAGATGCTGACCGAGATGGCGCGGATGAGCCTGGATGACGGGCTGGTGCTGCAGATCCATCCCGGCAGCCGGCGCAACCACCATGCGGGGGTCCTGGCGAGTTTCGGGCGCGACAAGGGGTTCGACATACCCGGCCGCACCGACTATGTCGCCGCGCTGCGCCCCCTGCTCAATGCCGTGGGGCTGGACCCGCGCCTGTCGGTCATCGTCTTTACCCTGGACGAGACGGCCTATGCGCGGGAACTGGCGCCGCTGGCGGGGGTCTATCCGGCGCTGCGGCTGGGGCCGGCCTGGTGGTTCCACGACAGCCCCGAAGGCATGCGGCGGTTCCGCGAGATGACCACCGAAACCGCCGGGTTCTACAACACCGTCGGGTTCAACGATGACACCCGCGCCTACCTGTCGATCCCCGCCCGGCACGACGTCGCGCGGCGCGTCGACTGCGCCTTCCTGGCGACGCTGGTCGCCACCGGGCGGCTTGCGCGGGATGAAGCATTCGAGGTCGCGCAAGACCTCGCATACCGGCTTGCGAAACAAGCCTACCGGCTCTGA
- a CDS encoding GntR family transcriptional regulator, translated as MPEPVALRMLEPIQRPSVADTVFDELHKQILNLELPPGARLSEVEVARALGVSRQPVRDAFYRLSKLGFLSIRPQRATTVSQISDAAVMQARFIRSAIEAETVRVACHRLTAEDMDALDRILDDQAAAVAARQPLVFHNLDDLFHREICARGGNAFAWDIIRENKAHMDRVRFLSLAFASQDAFDDHVRIMDALRVRDGDAAVAAMRAHLARIKDQIGRIRAEHEAYFEGAGGAA; from the coding sequence ATGCCGGAACCCGTGGCGCTGCGCATGCTCGAACCGATCCAGCGGCCATCCGTCGCGGACACCGTGTTCGACGAATTGCACAAGCAGATCCTCAACCTTGAACTGCCGCCCGGCGCGAGACTGTCCGAGGTCGAGGTGGCGCGCGCGCTCGGCGTGTCGCGGCAACCGGTGCGCGATGCCTTCTACCGCCTGTCCAAGCTCGGCTTCCTGTCGATTCGCCCGCAGCGCGCCACCACCGTGTCGCAGATCTCCGATGCCGCCGTGATGCAGGCGCGGTTCATCCGGTCGGCCATCGAGGCGGAAACCGTGCGCGTCGCCTGCCACCGCCTGACCGCCGAGGACATGGACGCGCTCGACCGGATTCTCGACGATCAGGCCGCGGCGGTCGCGGCACGGCAACCGCTGGTGTTTCACAATCTGGACGACCTGTTCCACCGCGAGATCTGCGCGCGCGGCGGAAACGCCTTCGCCTGGGACATCATCCGCGAGAACAAGGCGCACATGGATCGGGTCAGGTTCCTGTCCCTCGCCTTCGCCAGCCAGGACGCCTTTGACGATCATGTGCGGATCATGGATGCCCTGCGCGTCCGCGACGGTGATGCGGCCGTGGCGGCGATGCGGGCGCACCTGGCCCGCATCAAGGACCAGATCGGGCGCATCCGCGCCGAGCACGAGGCCTATTTCGAGGGGGCCGGCGGTGCGGCGTGA
- a CDS encoding sugar kinase yields the protein MRPWRRCGRTWPASRTRSGASAPSTRPISRGPAVRRDVFLSIGECMVEMAPQDGGGYAMGFAGDTFNTAWYARRCLPPGWAVRYLTAVGQDAVSDRMLAFMAREGIDTSAVSRLPDRTVGLYLIELTDGERSFAYWRGQSAARCLARDAARIEAALQGVRLAYLSGITLAILSQPDRARLLAALSRARGAGTVVAFDPNLRPRLWPGAADMRAAITEGAGVADVVLPSHEDEATHFGDADPEATAERYASAGASLVVVKNGPGAIVARQAARLTWHMPAAVPRVVDTTAAGDSFNAAFLGAWLAGAGLQPAMAAGAELAARVIGARGALVP from the coding sequence ATGCGGCCGTGGCGGCGATGCGGGCGCACCTGGCCCGCATCAAGGACCAGATCGGGCGCATCCGCGCCGAGCACGAGGCCTATTTCGAGGGGGCCGGCGGTGCGGCGTGACGTCTTTCTCTCGATCGGCGAATGCATGGTCGAAATGGCGCCGCAGGACGGCGGCGGCTATGCCATGGGATTTGCCGGCGACACGTTCAACACCGCCTGGTATGCCCGGCGCTGCCTGCCCCCGGGGTGGGCTGTGCGCTATCTGACAGCCGTGGGTCAGGATGCGGTATCGGACAGGATGCTGGCCTTCATGGCGCGGGAAGGGATCGACACGTCGGCCGTGTCGCGTCTGCCGGACCGGACCGTCGGCCTCTACCTGATCGAGCTGACCGATGGCGAACGCAGTTTCGCCTACTGGCGCGGGCAATCGGCGGCGCGCTGCCTGGCCCGGGATGCCGCCAGGATCGAGGCGGCGCTGCAAGGGGTTCGTCTGGCCTATCTGTCGGGGATCACGCTGGCGATCCTGTCGCAACCCGACAGGGCACGCCTGCTGGCCGCGCTGTCCCGGGCGCGCGGGGCGGGCACGGTGGTCGCGTTCGATCCGAACCTGCGGCCGCGCCTCTGGCCCGGGGCCGCCGACATGCGCGCGGCGATCACGGAAGGTGCGGGGGTGGCCGATGTCGTGCTTCCGTCGCACGAGGACGAGGCCACCCATTTCGGCGATGCCGACCCCGAGGCGACGGCCGAACGCTACGCTTCGGCGGGTGCCTCGCTCGTGGTGGTCAAGAACGGCCCCGGCGCGATCGTGGCGCGCCAGGCGGCGCGGCTGACGTGGCACATGCCGGCTGCCGTGCCGCGCGTGGTCGATACCACGGCGGCCGGCGACAGTTTCAACGCGGCATTCCTCGGCGCGTGGCTGGCAGGCGCGGGGCTTCAGCCCGCGATGGCGGCCGGGGCAGAGCTTGCCGCGCGGGTGATCGGGGCGCGGGGTGCGCTTGTGCCCTGA